GCTTCCAAACGCCAGTCTGCGCCCAGTGGCCTGGCATCGGAAAGCCAGTCTGCAACCTGGAATGCCACGGCCCGGGTTGAAATCTGGGCCTGCTCTTCCCAGCTGGAAAGGCGCAGGAGGAGGCCTGGGGCTTTCCTTGTTTGTCTGTGGATCGTATACTGACGTTGTGCTTAAAATATTTCGATGCTTTACAATTACATGAACGTTTAAAGATTTTGTTAATAGAATAGGTTTAGGGGGCTAGTGGCCCAGAGGGGGCACAGGCGGGTTCTGAGAGCTGATCATGTTCTGTTTCTCGATTTGGGGTATTCCTTTGTGAAGGGTCATATCTGTGGTTCTGTTAGAGTCCATTAAAAAgtttattagaaaagaagaaaggaaaagcagaTGTTCACCAGGATGCAGTCGAAccagaacaaatatttatttgatcatGTACTGTGTGCTAGGAACCAGGGACAGCAAGGCAGAGAACAGAGATACTCGCCCACCCCCACGGGGCTGTTGGTATAGTGGGGAGAGACAAACAGTAAACCACAAACATGATAAAAGGGTGAACGACCGTGATCACTGCGGGGATGGGGCAGCCTCGGGGATGGGGCAGCCGGCTTCCAAGGGGCGCGCAGTTTCCGCACTCACTCCCATCCCTGTCATCCCTTTGCTGCTCCTGCGTCTCTCCGCTTCAGTCCAACCACCGCTCTGCAATCTGCTGGGCATCTCCCCTGCAATCCCACCCAGGACCCAACCCCACCAGGCCTGCGGTGCCAGGAGGAACATGTGTTCACTCACCACTCACCGTGGCTGTGGGAACCACGGATCAGACAGCCTCCAGACCGAATCTGGCTTCTGCTGGGAGCCCAACAAAATTTCCTGGTGGTATCCTTTCTCCGTGGGCAGAGAAGGTCCCAGGAGGATCTATTGCCTTCCCCTTAGCAGCAGCTCCCCAGAGGGTGGagaaggtggtggtggggtgttgaGTCTATTATCTTCTCCTTGGAacagctctttatttatttaaagtttttttaatatataaatttatttattttatttttggctgtgttgggtcttcgttgctgcgcgctggctttctcCAGTagtggcgaatgggggctactctttgttgtggtgcgcgggcttctttggtggcttctcttgttgaggagcacgggctctaagtgcgtgggcttcagtagttgtggctcgcaggctcagtagttgtggcgcacgggcttagttgctacgcggcatgtgggatcttcctggaccagagctcgaacccgtgtctcctgcattggcaggcggattcttaaccactgcgccaccagggaagccccgtatcctttatttttattcttaagtttttggctgtgccacatggcatgtgggatctagttccccgaccagggattgcatctggtccccctgcattgggagcacacagatttacccactggaccaccaaggaagtcccaacaaCTGTGTATCCTTAGTACACCACTACCGTAAATCTCAGCCGTGAATACAGTTAGATGCTGAGCCCCATGAATTCTAGAAAAATCTCTAGATGTGGGAGTGGTCTTGTGGGCCACCAATAGATTCACTACTGGTTGTATCAAAAATACATTATGATTATTTTggtatctgtgttttaaaaagcaggggtgggggtgggcagggagaatGGATTTCTGTTAAAAGGAGCCCCTGGGTCACATGTAACACAGGTGTGGTATCTGTTTAAGGTCTTCTAAAAATTAAGCCACAAATGTAAGTGAAACCAACAAAGAGGAAATAGATACATGGATATACAATTTTgagattacctttttttttttttttttttttttgcggtacgcgggcctctcactgttgtggcctctcccattgcggagcacaggctccggacgcgcaggctcagtggccatggctcacaggcctagccactccgcggcatatgggatcttcccagactggggcacgaacccgtgtcccctgcatcggcaggaggactgtcaaccactgagccaccaggggagcctgaGATTACTCTTTACAACATGTTAAGATGGGTCCAATAGCTGTAATTCTAACACTTCCTTTCAGGTGTGTCTTATGTACGTTTTGATTTGGAACCACTGGGTATGAGAATCATTTGGGCAGAAAGGTCTCAGGTTCCTATTTCAAGTGAGCCCACTTCTTGGGTCCTTAAGAGCCTCCGGTTTCCGATTTATGAAAGGGTAGAACCCCTCTCAGAGCAGGGCCTGAAGCACTCACGGTGTACACAGCAACTTCTGTCTTCCATCTCCCCCAGCCCCCTACATGCATCCTTCTTGTGTGATTCCCACAGGGTGTGGTCTCCAGGAACCCATAACCCCTATGCTCCTGTGTGGCGTCCCCATCTTAGGAAGAAGGACTTCAGGGCACTGCGGCATCACACGCATCTTCCGTACTGAGTCCCTAAATAGTGCCTTTACTGAACAAGGCTACTTTTAAGACTTGCTGAATGGAAATGTATCTCAGGTGTTTGGTCAACAAGAATCGTCAAACAACACTCACTTTGCTAGATCCATTGCGCAAGTCCTTCCTCCCAGGCCCCAGCATCTTCTGAAAGCTACATAAGGTTGGTCTCAGCAGCAGGACCAACTGCTTGACCGGGCAGCAAAGTGCCCTCTGTTCTGTCCCGGCCACTGTAGGAAGGCATTTCCTGTCTCGAACTCTGAGTCTCATATGAATCATGTGGGCCATTACTTATAGGGTCTTATGGAAAGTAAATACCAGGTAACTGCCAGAGTGACCTTGGGGGAGTACATTATGTGGTGGTTATACAAATTCACACACCTGTCTTGTCCACCCAGGTGTCACAGGATACCagcacctctctggggcccactGACTTCCTGGTGATAAGGCTTCTAGAAAATAAAGTCTTAGAGCCTTAAAAGGACTCCAAGGAATTCTAAGAAGCCATGGAGCCTTCCTGCTCTACTGGAATCAACTCTGATTGGCAAAACAGAAGAGCCTGACATCTTTTCTTTAAGCTCTTGCTTCTTTAATCTTCAATTTACAAGTGACACTGAATCAAAAGGAAACGTGTACATAACTCCCAAATCAACTGCAGATGTCTTCATGCACTGTAGTTTTGCTCACCTATACATACACATTTGAAATAATGTTACCCAAGTAAGAAGTGTACCACCAGGGAATAAAACACTACAGGTTTAAAATGGAAAGCAGTTGTCTCCTGCCCCACCTTACCCAACAGTCACAAATCCCATCAACCACTTTCAGCCATTTCTATTCTGGTTCTTCCTGAGGCCACCTCTGCAATTCTGATCTTTCAGTCTATAGACTTTACTGGCTTCCTGCTCTGATGAGGAATTTAGATTTGACTCACATCGCTGCTCTTCTATTTGCTTCCAACTTTTTGTCATATTACTGTTTTGAGCTCTAGTTTTGGTCTCCTAAGTAAGCTAAAGTATTGTATTTTAAAGCCCGCTTCCTAAGATGATGATACGGGGATACACTCCCTCCTTTCTACTTCTCTCCCCCTTTCTACTTTGTAACAGTCACAGGCTGGGCCATGACTATTGGTGACAGGACTGGGAACAATGGCACGCCACTCTGTTGCCATTATGAAATCTATTGTGTCACAGATCTGGGTTTCTTCctaaaattgaaaactaaaaatgaacAGTATCTACTGTTTCTCTCGGAGCTATGCAGACACTGTTCAGTGACGGCCCATCAACACAAGTCTGTTTCCCCCTTGTTTTCCGATTTCCTGAGTCCTCTGCCTCTTCCAGGAAGAATTATTAACACGAGGGTCAAATGAATACTCCTTTCTAAAGTTTGcttcaggggctttcctggtggcgcagtggttaagaatccacctgccaacgcgggggacacaggttcaagccctgttctgggaagatcccacatgccgcagagcaactaagctcgtgcgccacaactactgagcctgtgctctagagcccgagagccacaactcctgagcccgagtgccagaactactgaagcccgtgagcccagagcccgtgctccccaacaagagaagccatggcaatgagaagcccatgcaccgcaacgaagagtaggccccattCGCCTtaaatagagaaagcccaggtgcagcattgaagacccaatgcagccaaaagtaaataaatttatattaaaaaatttgctTCACATTTGGACTGCAATTGTCTTGTACAATCTGTACATTTTATTGAATAATTTGCTTACTTTGAAGTCTctgattaactttttttaaattagaagaaacattcttttcttaaaaaatattccttttctaCTTTCAAAATTCTTTCCAGAAGTTTCTGTGATtttatgtgtgcgtgtgtgtgtgtgtgtgtgtgtggctgtcttgggtctttgttgctgcacgggctttctctagttgtggcaagcaggggctactcttttgttgtggtgcgtgggctcctcatggtggcttctcttgttgcggtgcacaggctctaggaacacgggcttcagtagttgtggctcccgggctctagagtgcaggctcagtagttgtggtgcacgggcttagttgctctgtggcatgagggatcttcccggaccagggctcgaacctgtgtcgcctgcattggcaggcggattcttaaccactgcaccacctgggaagtcccagtCTGTGAGGTCTTTTTAATTGTGTTCTCAATTTCTCATGCTGCATGGATTTATCCATGATCTGAAGATCTTTCAGCTCTGGAGaagtttccctttttctttctttcttttcttttctttttggcccaACAGTCTTACTTTTAATTTCAGGAAGtctgttctttttaaaagagcatcttgggtttatttttcatttgcaattatttctTGACTCactcctagaataaaacatataaaatatttatttctcctgaatatctctcctcttttgcctttttttcctgttttattttagatttaaagaaataattttatttatttatttttggctgcgttgggtcttcgttgctgtgcgtgggctttctctaattgtggcgagcaggagctcctcactgcggtggcttctcttgttgcgggtcacaggctctaggtgcgtgggcttcagtagttgtggctcgcgggctctagagtgcaggctcagtagttgtggcacacgggcttagctgctctgcggcatgtgggatcttcccagaccagggctcgaacccacgtcccctgcattggcaggcggattcttaaccacagcaccaccagggaagccccagatatttTTTCATTCACGTTGGAGGCTTTCTTAATCTTTCACTCCCTAGCTCTCATGATATTGAAGAAGCTATCAGAAAGCAGAGGGGAAGCTCCACAGACGGGTGGGGCTGGTTTAATGGCACACTTTGCTTTAGGATTAAAAGGGTAAGAACCAGCTGTTAGGATGAACGTCCTTGAAATGCCAAAATAAGGCAGCACTTGTTCTGGAGCATAATACACCAGATTCCCTAGTCCCTCAGACTTTTTTTGGGGGGCCGTTTTATGGTTTTATTAAACAAAACGTGCACACGAGCTGtctattcattttctttgctgcACAGCCTGGTGTTGGGATTGGTGACTCTGATGGCCAGCTGGGCTGCTCTCTCCACAATGGCTTTGCGGTTCTTGGAGATGTTGTGCGCAATCTCAGCACAGTAAGACTTGTTGCACATCAGCAGCACTTCAAGCTCCTTGATGTTGTGGACCAGGAACTTCCAGAAGCCACTGGGCAGCATgtgctttgttttcttgttgcTCCAGTAACCGATGTTGGGCATCAAGATCTGGCCCTTGAATCTCCCGTGCACCCTGTTGTCAATGCCTCTGGGTTTCCGCCAGTTccgcttaatttttttttttttttttttgtggtacgcgggcctctcactgttgtggcctctcccattgcagagcacaggctccggatgcgcaggctcagcggccatggctcatgggccccgccgctccgtggcatgtgggatcttcccagacaggggcatgaacccatgtcccctgcatcggcaggcggactctcaaccactgcgccaccagggaagcccccgcttaATTTTGACATATTGGTCTGACTGGTGCCGGATGAACTTCTTGGTCCTCTTTTTGATGATCTTGGGCTTCATCAGGGGTCTGGGGGTAGCCATGATGCCGAGTAAGAGATGGCGGCCACCTCCGTAGGCAGCGCCGGGGACCTCAGACTTTTTATAGCACATAATTCATTCTCTACTATATTTTTTGCTTACCCATGGTCAGATACTTAATGCAAGAGAAGGGAGAGCAAATTAGGAGTTTCACATACAGACCTTCAATGAACCCTGCTTTCCTGCCCCACTTGTCAGTCTACAGCTCTGATAGGGGGGCTGTGACCTCCACTCCTGCAGCTCCCTTTGCAAGTTCCTAGCTACAGCCTCTTCCACTCTGCATCTCCAGGCGATGCTCTCACCTGCTTTCACCTTGCTCAAACCTCCAATAATGGCCTCTCCCACTTGCTTCACCATTTACACTTCAGCCTTTTTTTGAACATGCTGCCGAGTTGACCTTCTTAACCAACCATCTGTGCACATGATTTTATATGTTGTAACATTCTGTGTATATACTGTTTTGAGTTTTGAAGTTTTCACTTCACTTGATATCTTTTGATTAGTCAACCTGAGCAACAAACTTTATTAGAGCATGACACAGTCCCTGAAAAATTCAGTCTACTtttaattccaataaaaattattttagaatactTCCCATCATTagttttccttcaatttgttttctgtttatttttgccatgccacgcagcaggatctttgttccctgaccgtTGAAAGAACCCAGACCCCGGCAGTGAAAGGACCAAGTCCTAAACATTGGACCACCAAAAAATTCCCcaattggtgtttttttttttttttttttttgctgtacgcgggcctctcactgctgcggcctctcccgttgcggagcacaggctccggacacacaggctccgcggccatggctcgcgggcccagccgctccgcggcatgtgggatcctccgggaccggggcacgaacccgtgtcccctgcatcggcaggcggactctcaaccactgcgccaccagggaggcccccaattgGTGTTTTTAATTGCTGGTTTACACTAAACATGGCTGGCTTCAAATTTCATTTCCAAACACCAACTTCCTCATGCAATGGTTTCTTCTTAGGTTGAGTGTTTGGGGCTCTGTGTAAAGAGTATCTTTCAGTTCCCCATCATTTCCATAAATGTGGAGACAACGTCTGATTGAGTTTGGGTGGCTGTATGCACTAAAAAGATtatctggtgggtagagctccATTCTGAGTTTTCTAACTTCTGCtaacagctctgtttttcatcaGTGGTCATATTCATGACCTAAATGCAGAAGTATATAAATTTTAGTATACATACAAATCACGTGTGCTCCTTCTGGAAACTGCAGGCTCCTGGGTTTTACTGCTAGATATTCTGATGTAGTAAAATGAGGGTAAGCTTGGTAATATGCAGTTTCAGCACACACACTCCAAGCAATTCTGATGTATGTGGTCATTAGACTACACTCTGAGAATCATACCTTGGGCATCTGATGTCTAGTAAAGAAAGTCTGGCAGTGAGCTTTTCCGTATTGAttattcatagggtttctctcccaTGGGTCTTCTCATGTTGAGTAAGGGATGTACtataactgaaagcttttccacactcattacattcatagggtttctctccagtatggatGCTCTGATGCCTAGTAAGTTGACACCGCTGGCTGAAGGCCTTTTCACAAtgattacattcatagggtttttcCCCAGTGTGTGTTCTCTCGTGTTTTGTAAGGGTTGATCGATCattgaaggctttcccacagtcCATGCattcatagggtttttctccagtATGTGTTCTCTGATGTTCAATAAGGCGTGACCTCTGACTGAAGGCTTTAGCACACATGTTACACTGATAGGGCTTCTCTCCAATGTGTATTCTCTGATGCACAATGAGGGGAGACCTCTGGCTGAATGCTTTTCCACAATGACGacattcataaggtttctctccagtatgtgTTCGCTGATGCACAACAAGCTGAGATCGCTGCCGAAAAGCTTTCCCACAGTCATTACACTCATACGGTTTCTCTCCAGAATGAATTCTCTGATGTGAAAGAAGGTGAGAGCTCCCAGTGAAGCCTTTCCCACACTGATTACATTCAAacggtttctctccagtatgagttcTCTGATGTTCAATAAGGTGAGAGCTCCCAGTGAAGGCTTTGTCACACTGATCGCATTTATatggcttctctccagtgtgaattcGCAGATGCCTAATAAGCTGAGTGCTTCGAACGAAAGATTTTCCACACTGATTACatttatagggtttctctccagtgtgagtcCTTTTATGTGCAACAAAGTCAGAGCTTTGACTGAAGGACTTTCCACAATGAGCACActcataaggtttctctccagtatgaattctttgATGAACAGTAAGGTTAGAGTTCCACCTGAAAGATTTTCCACATTCATGAcatttatatggtttttctccagtGTGAGTTCGTTGATGCCTAATAAGTTTGGAACTTTGGGTGAAGGATTTCCCACACTGGCTGCATTCATAgggcttttctccagtgtgaGTTCTTTGGTGTACAACCAGGTCATAGCTCTGGCTGAAAGACTTCCCACACCGAGTACattcatatggcttttctcctgtgTGTGTTCTCTTGTGTACAACAAGCTTAGAGCAACAGCTGAAAGATTTTGCACACTGATTACATGCATATGACTTCTTTCCAGTCTGAATGATGTCACAGTCAGGAAAAGATGAGGCCACATGGAAGGCACCACAGTCCTCCTCACATCTGAATGGTGCCTCTCCAGGATCACTTATTTCGGTTTGTACAAGGCATTCATCGCACTCGTACTGACCTTCTCCAAAATCCACTGGCTTGTGTTCATGCAGAGACATGCTATGGTTAATGCTGTTTCCATCGTCCGTACTGTCACTGCCATTCTCTGCTGAAAAAAttctattaagaaaatgaagggAGGTACCACAGTTGAAAGAGTCACTACTGACAGTATAATCATAAGGTTTTTTATTTCCCGTTTCAACATTTGCAATTTTATTCCAGTAAATGCTCTGACAGAAGGCTCTAGCACTTTGATGATCTTCACAGGACTTCAGATCAGCCCAGtttttctgatgattaatgaAAACCGAGTTCTGTTTCAACCTTTTAACCTGTGAGTTGAGCTTATGGAAATGTGTTCTTGTGGGTAATGTTGGAGGCAGAAGGCTTAGACTCAGGTAACTACCCCCTTGAGCTAAAAGTCTCTCTGAGGTAAGTACTGTTTGACTCAGAGAGTCCTCCTGGTGTTTCCCTAGCTGGTCCCTCCAATGCTGCACTTCTCCTAATGACACCAACCAGGGGCCCTCCTCCTGTACACAGTGTTTCATTTCCATGTGGTGAGATGGCTCTTCCACAGCAATACCCTCTTCAGAAGCTGattctttcttttcaagtgtagtCTTCCAGtctgaaagaaatccaaattgccTGAATTACTGGAGAGGCATTAGAAGGGGAGAGTGGGATGAAGGAGACCACCAAGTATGAGAGGTATCTCTGGGTTTGTTTCTAATCCAGGGACTGTAATTTCATGCAGGGTGTGAAAGGAAGGGATGGCtcagcaaagaggaaatcagtgGTAAAATACAAAAATGCAAGCAAAGATAATGAAGAGATGACTCAGGAGGACTGGTCCCCAAAGAGGGAGCAGAGGCATAAACTAAGCAGGGAAGGGTGACGCTTAAAGGAGAAATTCACACAAAACATTTGGGTCTGAAGGTATAAAGCCCTCGATCACCACAACAGATACCTACGTTCTCTTTGCTGGGACCTGTCAACATGacaccttatttggaaaaaggatctTTACAGGTGTGTTAAGgatttgagatggggagattatctggatgggcccCAAATAttatcacaagtgtccttatatgAGGGAGGCAGAAGGAGATTTGATCCACACAGAGAAAGCATTCTGAACACAGAGCAAAGAGATCTGAAGGTGTTGGCCTTAAAGACTGAAGTGATGTGGGCAGAGACTAAGGAATCCCACAG
This genomic window from Mesoplodon densirostris isolate mMesDen1 chromosome 19, mMesDen1 primary haplotype, whole genome shotgun sequence contains:
- the LOC132480154 gene encoding large ribosomal subunit protein eL32-like, which codes for MATPRPLMKPKIIKKRTKKFIRHQSDQYVKIKRNWRKPRGIDNRVHGRFKGQILMPNIGYWSNKKTKHMLPSGFWKFLVHNIKELEVLLMCNKSYCAEIAHNISKNRKAIVERAAQLAIRVTNPNTRLCSKENE